Proteins co-encoded in one Dioscorea cayenensis subsp. rotundata cultivar TDr96_F1 unplaced genomic scaffold, TDr96_F1_v2_PseudoChromosome.rev07_lg8_w22 25.fasta BLBR01001179.1, whole genome shotgun sequence genomic window:
- the LOC120255738 gene encoding uncharacterized protein LOC120255738 produces MDDVSKWVEAQALSSNDARVEKTRRIHDDRLRKDKQFQVGEQVLLFNSRLKLFPEKLKYRWSGPYLIMQTFPHGAVEISQPTKGTFSVNGHRLKHYTIREDIPSLTMDSVFLLHDSPA; encoded by the exons ATGGAcgatgtgtctaaatgggtagaGGCACAGGCTCTTTCTTCAAATGATGCAAGAGTG GAGAAAACGAGACGAATTCATGATGACCGCCTCAGGAAAGATAAGCAATTTCAGGTCGGAGAGCAAGTTCTCCTTTTCAATTCAAGGTTGAAGCTTTTTCCCGAAAAGCTGAAATACCGCTGGTCAGGACCATACTTGATCATGCAGACATTTCCTCATGGTGCAGTTGAGATCTCTCAGCCCACTAAAGGAACTTTCAGTGTCAATGGGCATCGATTGAAGCATTATACGATAAGAGAGGACATTCCTTCTCTTACAATGGACAGTGTGTTCTTACTTCATGATTCCCCCGCCTAA